From Deferrisoma camini S3R1, the proteins below share one genomic window:
- a CDS encoding MoaD/ThiS family protein — translation MPRAGGILEAFKRAEGLTGKGGARMRVRVNLYAGLRKFAPEGKAPFEMDVPDGIRLADLISRLGIPAEKPKILLVNGRHADSGQVLAEGDEVALFPPVAGG, via the coding sequence ATGCCGAGAGCGGGGGGGATCCTGGAGGCCTTCAAGCGGGCCGAAGGCCTTACCGGCAAGGGAGGAGCGAGGATGCGGGTTCGAGTGAATCTGTACGCGGGGCTGCGGAAGTTCGCGCCCGAGGGCAAGGCGCCGTTCGAGATGGACGTGCCGGACGGGATCCGGCTGGCCGATCTGATCTCCCGGCTCGGGATCCCGGCGGAGAAGCCCAAGATCCTCCTGGTGAACGGCCGCCATGCCGATTCGGGTCAGGTCCTGGCCGAGGGGGACGAGGTGGCCCTGTTCCCTCCGGTGGCGGGGGGGTAG
- a CDS encoding Gx transporter family protein — protein sequence MQWDAEPTARAAHMGFLIALAGALQVLELLLPTPVPWARLGLANAPVLAALALWGPGPGLWVGVGKVIVGALFTGRFLTPGFFLSAGGTLAAVAVMAAAVRVPMLGFVGVSALGAEAHLLTQLALASALLRTPAVWALVPLAGTLALASGVVTGWVTAGIVRVAQEDLGYPPATGGNRATSSPSART from the coding sequence ATGCAGTGGGACGCTGAGCCCACGGCCCGGGCCGCCCACATGGGGTTCCTGATCGCGTTGGCGGGGGCGCTCCAGGTGCTGGAGCTCCTCCTGCCGACCCCGGTCCCGTGGGCACGGCTGGGCCTGGCCAACGCCCCGGTGCTCGCGGCCCTGGCCCTCTGGGGCCCCGGCCCCGGGCTGTGGGTGGGGGTAGGAAAGGTGATCGTGGGGGCCCTGTTCACCGGCCGGTTCCTCACCCCCGGGTTCTTCCTCTCGGCCGGGGGCACCCTGGCAGCGGTGGCGGTCATGGCCGCGGCCGTTCGGGTGCCGATGCTCGGGTTCGTAGGGGTCAGCGCGCTGGGGGCCGAGGCCCACCTCCTCACCCAACTCGCCCTGGCCTCCGCCCTGCTCCGAACCCCTGCGGTCTGGGCCCTGGTGCCCCTGGCCGGGACCCTGGCCCTGGCCTCGGGGGTCGTCACGGGCTGGGTGACGGCCGGGATCGTCCGGGTGGCCCAGGAGGATCTGGGCTACCCCCCCGCCACCGGAGGGAACAGGGCCACCTCGTCCCCCTCGGCCAGGACCTGA
- a CDS encoding NusG domain II-containing protein encodes MSRKVFTPWDALVVAGLLGVNLIAWAPGRPGRPTAYRITSQAGSRTVAAGTGKIEVLGPLGTTVIEVGDRSARIVDSPCPLKLCVRTGALDRAGRVAACLPNRVALEALGPGGDVDAVGR; translated from the coding sequence GTGAGCCGAAAGGTGTTCACGCCCTGGGACGCCCTGGTGGTGGCGGGCCTCCTGGGGGTGAACCTCATCGCCTGGGCACCCGGCCGGCCGGGCCGGCCCACGGCATACCGGATCACCTCGCAGGCCGGATCGCGCACCGTAGCCGCCGGCACCGGCAAGATCGAGGTCCTCGGCCCCCTGGGGACCACGGTGATCGAGGTGGGGGACCGATCCGCCCGCATCGTGGACAGCCCCTGCCCCTTGAAGCTGTGCGTCCGCACGGGGGCGCTGGACCGAGCGGGCCGGGTGGCCGCCTGCCTTCCCAACCGGGTGGCCCTGGAAGCCCTGGGTCCGGGAGGGGACGTGGATGCAGTGGGACGCTGA
- a CDS encoding FAD:protein FMN transferase, producing the protein MTRLARWAVPLAAVALVMAYAYGRRPGPAPFTETRFLMDTLVTVTVWGPPEPEARAAADRAFAALAAVDQEMARVEGTPLWELNRAGGGRVSEALASVLADALAWARRTGGAFDPTVAPLLDLWDIPRGPHPPPSPLAVEAALSQVGWDRIRLDAGGRTVDLGRTRVDLGGIAKGWAIDRAAEALRTAGVTDFIVNAGGDLYVAGRRGDRPWRVGIQHPRDQDRFLRVVAPMEGALVTSGDYERFYEWEGRRFHHILDPRTGRPARGCQSVTVWAPTAVDADALSTAVFVLGPEEGLRLLETQPGVEGLVVAADGTVRETPGFARVAPEVRR; encoded by the coding sequence GTGACCCGCCTGGCGCGTTGGGCCGTGCCGCTCGCGGCCGTGGCCCTGGTCATGGCCTACGCCTACGGCCGACGCCCGGGGCCCGCGCCGTTCACCGAGACCCGGTTCCTCATGGACACCCTGGTGACGGTGACCGTGTGGGGCCCCCCCGAGCCCGAGGCCAGGGCGGCCGCGGACCGCGCGTTCGCCGCCCTGGCCGCGGTGGACCAGGAGATGGCCCGGGTCGAGGGCACCCCCCTGTGGGAGCTGAACCGGGCCGGAGGGGGCCGGGTGTCGGAGGCGCTGGCCTCGGTCCTTGCCGACGCCCTGGCCTGGGCCCGGCGCACCGGCGGAGCGTTCGACCCCACGGTGGCTCCCCTGCTGGACCTGTGGGACATCCCGCGGGGGCCCCACCCCCCCCCGTCGCCCCTGGCGGTGGAAGCGGCCCTTTCCCAGGTGGGGTGGGACCGGATCCGCCTCGATGCCGGGGGCCGCACCGTGGACCTGGGTCGGACGCGGGTGGACCTGGGCGGCATCGCCAAGGGATGGGCCATCGACCGGGCTGCCGAGGCCCTGCGGACGGCCGGGGTGACCGACTTCATCGTGAACGCGGGCGGCGACCTGTACGTGGCCGGCCGGCGGGGGGATCGACCCTGGCGGGTGGGGATCCAGCATCCCAGGGACCAAGACCGGTTCCTGCGGGTGGTGGCCCCCATGGAGGGGGCCCTGGTCACCTCCGGGGACTACGAGCGGTTCTACGAGTGGGAGGGCCGCCGGTTCCACCACATCCTCGATCCCCGCACGGGGCGGCCGGCCCGGGGGTGTCAGAGCGTGACGGTCTGGGCCCCCACCGCGGTGGACGCCGACGCCCTGAGCACGGCCGTGTTCGTGCTGGGGCCGGAGGAGGGCCTGCGGCTGCTCGAGACCCAGCCCGGCGTGGAGGGGTTGGTGGTGGCGGCCGACGGAACGGTTCGCGAGACCCCCGGATTCGCTCGGGTGGCCCCGGAGGTGCGGCGGTGA
- the rimO gene encoding 30S ribosomal protein S12 methylthiotransferase RimO, with protein MRTVGLISLGCAKNRVDAEHILGGLAAHGFRIVEDPAQAEILIVNTCGFIRDAVEESIEEILLAARHKEQGRCRQLVVAGCLIKRYPDLPRELPEVDRFFGPEDLPRIARELGGEPTDRAPGGPLPRLLTQQPHSTYLKIADGCSNRCTYCTIPRIRGPFHSLAEDAMVAEARGLAERGVVELNLVAQDVTSYGLDRGDPGALARLLDRLAGIEGLRWIRLLYAYPRPFPPGVVERMAAGEKLLPYLDLPIQHIHPRILRAMGRRTTADEVRRVIDGLRERVPGLVLRTTAIVGFPGETDAEFEALLRFVEDVRFHHLGAFAYSPEEGTPAERLRPRVPRAVVQARLERLLEVQAGISLERNREFLGRSLEVLVEGRDDSGRAVGRTYGQAPEVDGLTVIEGPEADRAEAGSFVRARITDADLYDLTARVESP; from the coding sequence GTGAGGACCGTGGGCCTGATCAGCCTGGGCTGCGCCAAAAACCGGGTGGACGCCGAGCACATCCTGGGGGGCCTGGCGGCCCACGGATTTCGGATCGTGGAGGACCCGGCCCAGGCCGAGATCCTCATCGTGAACACCTGCGGGTTCATCCGGGACGCCGTGGAGGAGAGCATCGAGGAGATCCTGCTAGCGGCCCGCCACAAGGAGCAGGGGCGGTGCCGGCAGCTCGTGGTGGCCGGCTGCCTGATCAAGCGCTACCCGGACCTCCCCCGGGAGCTGCCCGAGGTGGACCGGTTCTTCGGCCCCGAGGACCTACCCCGGATCGCCCGGGAGCTGGGCGGGGAGCCGACCGATCGCGCCCCCGGGGGGCCGCTGCCCCGGCTGCTCACCCAGCAGCCCCACTCCACCTACCTCAAGATCGCCGACGGGTGCTCGAACCGGTGCACCTACTGCACCATCCCGCGGATCCGCGGGCCGTTCCACAGCCTCGCCGAAGACGCCATGGTGGCCGAGGCCCGGGGGCTTGCCGAGCGGGGCGTGGTGGAGCTCAACCTCGTGGCCCAGGACGTCACCTCCTACGGCCTCGACCGGGGCGACCCGGGGGCCCTGGCGCGGCTCCTGGACCGGCTGGCCGGGATCGAGGGGCTGCGGTGGATCCGGCTCCTATACGCCTACCCCCGGCCGTTTCCGCCGGGGGTGGTCGAGCGGATGGCGGCCGGGGAAAAGCTCCTGCCGTACCTGGACCTTCCCATCCAACACATCCACCCCCGTATCCTGCGGGCCATGGGCCGGCGCACCACGGCCGACGAGGTCCGCCGGGTGATCGACGGCCTGCGCGAACGGGTACCCGGCCTCGTGCTTCGCACCACGGCCATCGTGGGGTTTCCGGGGGAGACCGATGCGGAGTTCGAAGCCCTGCTGAGGTTCGTGGAGGACGTGCGGTTCCACCACCTGGGAGCCTTTGCCTACTCGCCGGAGGAGGGAACCCCGGCGGAGCGGCTGAGGCCCCGGGTCCCCCGGGCCGTGGTCCAGGCCCGGCTCGAGCGGTTGCTCGAGGTGCAGGCGGGCATCAGCCTGGAGCGGAACCGGGAGTTCCTGGGCCGCAGCCTGGAGGTGCTCGTGGAGGGACGGGACGACTCGGGGCGGGCGGTGGGCCGCACCTACGGACAGGCCCCCGAGGTGGACGGGCTCACTGTGATCGAGGGGCCCGAGGCCGACCGGGCCGAGGCCGGATCGTTCGTGCGGGCCCGCATCACGGACGCGGACCTCTACGATCTCACGGCCCGGGTGGAGTCGCCGTGA
- a CDS encoding LolA family protein gives MVWVRVVLAALAAVAVAATAAAADEARDLVEELRAAVAATRTLEARFVQTARMVTTGFDQVAGGRVWFAKGGRMRWEYEGDDPQVIVSDGQTLWIYQVRDRTVIRQPLTDLNPAARLALDLLNGLGRLDQEFQVSSCGGRCLELRPKTPQPGLDRVQIRLLPDRALPAAVTTYDPVGNRTTVELSGLRVNEDIPADRFTFQVPEGVQVVGGGETAR, from the coding sequence ATGGTTTGGGTACGCGTCGTGCTCGCCGCTCTCGCGGCCGTGGCGGTGGCCGCCACGGCCGCCGCCGCGGACGAGGCCCGGGACCTCGTCGAGGAACTGCGGGCCGCGGTGGCGGCCACCCGAACCCTGGAGGCCCGGTTCGTGCAAACGGCCCGCATGGTCACCACCGGATTCGACCAGGTGGCCGGGGGCAGGGTGTGGTTCGCCAAGGGCGGCCGGATGCGGTGGGAGTACGAGGGCGACGATCCCCAGGTGATCGTGAGCGACGGCCAGACCCTTTGGATCTACCAGGTGCGGGACCGTACGGTGATCCGGCAGCCCCTGACCGATTTGAACCCGGCGGCCCGGCTGGCGCTCGACCTCCTGAACGGGCTCGGCCGCCTCGACCAGGAGTTCCAGGTGAGCTCCTGCGGCGGCCGGTGTCTGGAGCTGCGGCCCAAGACCCCCCAACCCGGCCTGGACCGGGTCCAGATCCGGCTCCTGCCCGACCGGGCTCTGCCCGCGGCCGTGACCACCTACGACCCGGTGGGCAACCGCACCACGGTGGAGCTGAGCGGGCTGAGGGTCAACGAGGATATCCCGGCCGACCGGTTCACGTTCCAGGTCCCCGAGGGGGTGCAGGTGGTGGGCGGGGGGGAGACGGCGCGGTGA
- a CDS encoding DNA translocase FtsK, with amino-acid sequence MARPRKDPPPPRLGDALNGWRDHLGPRVRAELVGLALGLACGFLVLALASYRTSDPSFNTAAGPVQPHNLGGIVGSHAADLLLQTLGIAAWLVPLALGVCAVRYILLRPFAHPGWVGVGYTALTLTTAGLLSLGLGTVRFDQLDLSAGGALGQLLASELVRYLNGPGTALVLGVGWLSSLMFTVNLSLYGFWEGLRLRMVGLSQRVRDDLIRRREQRARRRERRQAARAPTPRSKAGRGSPPKAKPDEKGPKLEIPARPKAPVQEAFPFAREIDGYRLPSLDLLDPGAPPGTGPDEESLRMASKVLEKKLQDFGVDGTVEKVRPGPVITLYELKPAPGVKINRIVNLSDDLALALQALSVRIIAPIPGKAAVGIEIPNHQRETVYLRDILASPPYQESKSKLTLALGTDTAGNPYVADLARMPHLLIAGATGSGKSVAVHAMLASLLFRATPKEVRLLIVDPKMLELSVYNDIPHLLLPVVTEPKKAALALRWAVQEMERRYRLMADEQVRNITTYNKKVERRIKELRGRPPAEDENTEVLPYIVVVIDELADLMMVASKDVEEAIARLAQMARAAGIHLIVATQRPSVDVLTGMIKANFPARIAFQVASRVDSRTILDTQGAETLLGGGDMLFLPPGTARLERVHGSFVSEDEIARLTAFLREQGKPAYQEEILEEPDPTLVPDDPEFDELYDKAVALVAETRQASISMIQRRLQIGYNRAARMIERMEQEGVVGPSRGSKPREVLIHKL; translated from the coding sequence ATGGCGCGGCCTCGCAAGGACCCCCCGCCCCCTCGCCTCGGCGACGCCCTCAACGGGTGGCGCGACCACCTGGGCCCCCGCGTGCGCGCGGAGCTGGTGGGGCTGGCCCTGGGCCTGGCGTGCGGGTTCCTGGTGCTGGCGCTGGCCTCCTACCGGACCTCGGACCCCTCGTTCAACACCGCGGCCGGCCCGGTCCAGCCCCACAACCTGGGCGGGATCGTCGGATCCCACGCGGCCGACCTCCTCCTCCAGACCCTCGGGATCGCGGCCTGGCTCGTGCCCCTGGCCCTGGGGGTGTGCGCCGTCCGGTACATCCTGCTGCGGCCGTTCGCCCACCCCGGCTGGGTCGGGGTGGGATACACGGCCCTCACCCTGACCACGGCCGGGCTGCTGAGCCTGGGGCTCGGCACGGTCCGGTTCGACCAGCTGGACCTGTCGGCCGGCGGCGCCCTGGGCCAGCTCCTGGCCTCGGAGCTCGTGCGCTACCTCAACGGGCCCGGCACGGCCCTGGTGTTGGGGGTGGGCTGGCTGTCGTCGCTCATGTTCACGGTGAACCTGAGCCTGTACGGGTTCTGGGAAGGCCTGAGGCTCCGGATGGTGGGCCTGAGCCAGCGGGTCCGCGACGACCTCATCCGCCGCCGGGAGCAGCGGGCCCGGCGGCGCGAACGCCGGCAGGCGGCCCGCGCCCCGACACCCCGGTCCAAGGCCGGGAGGGGCTCGCCCCCCAAGGCGAAGCCCGACGAGAAGGGACCGAAGCTGGAGATCCCGGCGCGGCCCAAGGCCCCCGTGCAGGAGGCGTTCCCGTTCGCCCGGGAGATCGACGGCTACCGCCTGCCGTCCTTGGACCTGCTGGATCCCGGGGCTCCTCCGGGGACGGGTCCGGACGAGGAGAGCCTGCGCATGGCCTCCAAGGTGCTGGAGAAGAAGCTCCAGGACTTCGGGGTGGACGGCACCGTGGAGAAGGTGCGGCCGGGCCCGGTGATCACCCTGTACGAGCTCAAGCCTGCACCCGGGGTCAAGATCAACCGGATCGTGAACCTCTCGGACGACCTGGCGCTGGCCCTCCAGGCCCTGTCGGTGCGGATCATCGCCCCGATCCCGGGAAAGGCGGCCGTGGGCATCGAGATCCCCAACCACCAGCGCGAGACCGTGTACCTGCGGGACATCCTGGCCTCGCCCCCCTACCAGGAGTCCAAGTCGAAGCTCACCCTGGCCTTGGGCACCGACACGGCCGGCAACCCCTACGTGGCGGACCTGGCCCGCATGCCCCACCTGCTGATCGCCGGGGCCACGGGCTCGGGCAAGAGCGTGGCGGTGCACGCCATGCTGGCCAGCCTGCTGTTCCGGGCCACGCCCAAGGAGGTGCGGCTCCTCATCGTGGACCCCAAGATGCTCGAGCTCTCGGTGTACAACGACATCCCGCACCTGCTCCTGCCCGTGGTGACCGAGCCGAAGAAGGCCGCCCTGGCCCTGCGGTGGGCCGTGCAGGAGATGGAGCGGCGCTACCGGCTCATGGCCGACGAGCAGGTCCGCAACATCACCACGTACAACAAGAAGGTCGAGCGGCGCATCAAGGAACTCCGGGGCCGGCCGCCGGCCGAGGACGAGAACACCGAGGTGCTGCCCTACATCGTGGTGGTGATCGACGAGCTGGCCGACCTGATGATGGTGGCCTCCAAGGACGTGGAAGAGGCCATCGCGCGGCTGGCCCAGATGGCCCGGGCGGCCGGCATCCACCTGATCGTGGCCACCCAGCGGCCTTCGGTGGACGTGCTCACGGGCATGATCAAGGCCAACTTTCCGGCCCGCATCGCGTTCCAGGTGGCGTCCCGGGTGGACTCCCGCACCATCCTCGACACCCAGGGCGCCGAGACGTTGCTCGGCGGGGGGGACATGCTGTTCCTCCCGCCCGGCACGGCCCGGCTGGAGCGGGTGCACGGCTCGTTCGTGTCGGAGGACGAGATCGCGAGGCTCACGGCGTTCCTGCGAGAGCAGGGGAAGCCGGCGTACCAGGAGGAGATCCTGGAGGAGCCCGACCCCACCCTGGTGCCGGACGATCCCGAGTTCGACGAGCTCTACGACAAGGCGGTGGCCCTGGTGGCCGAGACCCGGCAGGCCTCGATCTCCATGATCCAGCGGCGGCTCCAGATCGGGTACAACCGGGCGGCCCGCATGATCGAACGCATGGAGCAGGAGGGCGTGGTGGGCCCCTCCCGGGGCTCGAAGCCCCGGGAGGTCCTGATCCACAAGCTGTGA
- a CDS encoding undecaprenyl-diphosphate phosphatase codes for MTVLQGALLGLLQGLTEFLPVSSSGHLVLAQSLVPGFRQPGVFFDVLLHVATLGAVVAYFWRDVAGMAVSLLPGGDAGRRRLVGWVLAATVPTGAIGLALKDPIEALFHAPRAAAAMLLVTGTVLWVSEVLNRGRDGGDRIGVWRAVAVGTVQGMAIVPGISRSGSTIAAGTLLGIRTEDAARFSFLISIPAIVGAAVLELRHAATPGLVWGPYAAGAAAAFLSGLAAIHWLLGVIRRGRFRWFAVYCWILGAGYLLLGP; via the coding sequence ATGACCGTTCTCCAAGGCGCCCTGCTGGGATTGTTGCAAGGGCTCACCGAGTTCCTTCCGGTGAGCTCCTCGGGCCACCTGGTGCTCGCCCAGAGCCTGGTCCCCGGGTTCCGGCAGCCCGGCGTGTTCTTCGACGTGCTCTTGCACGTGGCCACTCTCGGGGCCGTGGTGGCCTACTTCTGGCGGGACGTGGCCGGCATGGCGGTCTCGCTCCTCCCGGGCGGAGACGCGGGCCGGCGCCGGCTCGTGGGGTGGGTCCTGGCAGCCACGGTGCCCACGGGAGCCATCGGGCTGGCGCTCAAGGATCCGATCGAGGCCCTGTTCCATGCTCCGCGGGCCGCGGCCGCCATGCTCCTGGTCACCGGGACCGTCCTGTGGGTGTCCGAGGTCCTCAACCGGGGACGGGACGGCGGAGACCGCATCGGCGTGTGGCGGGCCGTGGCCGTGGGCACGGTGCAGGGCATGGCCATCGTGCCCGGGATCAGCCGTTCGGGCTCCACCATCGCGGCCGGCACCCTCCTGGGGATCCGCACCGAGGACGCGGCCCGGTTCAGCTTCCTGATCTCGATCCCGGCCATCGTGGGGGCGGCCGTGCTGGAGCTGCGCCACGCCGCCACCCCCGGCCTGGTCTGGGGCCCCTACGCGGCCGGCGCGGCTGCGGCGTTCCTCTCGGGCCTGGCCGCGATCCATTGGCTCCTGGGGGTGATCCGGCGGGGCCGGTTCCGGTGGTTCGCGGTGTACTGCTGGATCCTGGGCGCCGGCTATCTCCTGCTCGGGCCCTGA
- a CDS encoding ribonuclease J, whose translation MNAPVRLVPLGGLGEIGLNALVIEAGGERILVDCGLMFAQDHHPGVDYLIPDLSYLDTPGRLRAVLLTHGHEDHIGGLPHLLRRHRVPVYGTTMTLGLVRERLAERTPTATSLLQAVAPGAWVEAGPFRVQFIRITHSTAGACALGIEVHGRRIVHTGDFKFDPTPVDAMPTDEAALARWGDEGVDLLCCDSTNAHRPGPTPSERLVGQALRRLLPEVEGRAWVATFASNIHRVQQVIEASRAVGRRVTLLGRAMVRTARIARSLGHLKPAPGDLVPEPRSRGMPRDTLTVVLTGSQAEPGSALWRVTRGLEPHHRILPGDHVFLSSRLIPGNERAIYRLIDRCIRLGARVHYEEVSEIHVSGHASAADARRMVELTRPRCVLPVHGELHHLQALVDGMRGLGYPPHRCFRAENGVVVRLDDQGIRPDGTAPTGRLYVEAGAEGDVADGALADRRRLGRAGLVLAVAAVDPAGAVVWGPRVELRGVVPEEWAAQEAREAEEELARLVRREAPEAPSAEDWETLFTVALRRHFRRRGNRRPVVVATVAEV comes from the coding sequence ATGAACGCGCCGGTGCGGCTGGTGCCGCTGGGGGGCCTGGGCGAGATCGGCCTGAACGCCCTGGTGATCGAGGCGGGGGGCGAGCGGATCCTGGTGGACTGCGGGCTCATGTTCGCCCAGGACCACCACCCCGGGGTGGACTACCTCATCCCCGACCTCTCCTACCTGGACACGCCGGGCCGCCTGAGGGCCGTGCTACTGACCCACGGCCACGAGGACCACATCGGCGGGCTCCCCCACCTGCTTCGACGGCATCGGGTGCCGGTGTACGGAACGACCATGACCCTGGGGCTCGTGCGGGAGCGCCTGGCCGAGCGCACCCCCACGGCCACCAGCCTGCTGCAGGCCGTGGCGCCCGGCGCCTGGGTCGAGGCGGGCCCGTTCCGGGTTCAGTTCATCCGGATCACCCACTCCACGGCCGGGGCGTGCGCCCTGGGGATCGAGGTCCACGGCCGGCGCATCGTGCACACCGGCGACTTCAAGTTCGACCCCACCCCGGTGGACGCCATGCCTACGGACGAGGCCGCCCTGGCCCGCTGGGGGGACGAGGGGGTGGACCTCCTGTGCTGCGACAGCACCAACGCCCACCGGCCCGGCCCCACCCCTTCGGAGCGGCTAGTGGGGCAGGCGCTGCGCCGCCTTCTCCCCGAGGTGGAGGGCCGGGCCTGGGTGGCCACCTTCGCCAGCAACATCCACCGGGTCCAGCAGGTGATCGAGGCGAGCCGGGCGGTGGGCCGCCGGGTCACCCTGCTGGGCCGGGCCATGGTGCGCACGGCGCGCATCGCCCGAAGCCTGGGCCACCTCAAGCCGGCCCCCGGCGACCTGGTGCCCGAGCCCCGGAGCCGGGGCATGCCCCGCGACACCCTGACCGTGGTGCTCACGGGCAGCCAGGCCGAGCCGGGCAGCGCCCTGTGGCGGGTGACCCGGGGGCTCGAGCCCCACCACCGCATCCTGCCGGGGGATCATGTGTTCCTGTCGTCGCGCCTGATCCCGGGCAACGAGCGGGCCATCTACCGCCTGATCGACCGGTGCATCCGTCTCGGGGCCCGGGTCCACTACGAGGAGGTGTCCGAGATCCACGTATCGGGCCACGCCTCGGCGGCCGACGCCCGACGGATGGTGGAGCTCACCCGGCCCCGGTGCGTGTTGCCGGTCCACGGCGAGCTGCACCACCTCCAGGCCCTGGTGGACGGGATGCGGGGCCTGGGGTACCCGCCCCACCGGTGCTTCCGGGCGGAGAACGGCGTGGTCGTGCGCCTGGACGACCAGGGCATCCGGCCCGACGGCACGGCGCCCACGGGCCGGCTGTACGTGGAGGCCGGCGCCGAGGGCGACGTGGCCGACGGGGCGCTGGCCGACCGGCGGCGGCTGGGCCGCGCCGGGCTGGTGCTGGCCGTGGCGGCCGTGGATCCGGCGGGCGCCGTGGTGTGGGGCCCGCGGGTGGAGCTGCGGGGCGTCGTTCCCGAGGAGTGGGCAGCCCAAGAGGCCCGGGAGGCCGAGGAGGAGCTCGCCCGGCTGGTGCGCCGGGAGGCGCCCGAGGCCCCCAGCGCCGAGGACTGGGAGACCCTGTTCACGGTGGCCCTGCGCCGCCACTTTCGCCGGAGGGGAAACCGCCGGCCCGTTGTGGTGGCCACGGTGGCGGAGGTGTGA
- a CDS encoding lysophospholipid acyltransferase family protein has translation MWNPIRTALFPLVIFLLTLVLGSVAVVAGYTDRRRRWCRHLAPLWSRLLLRFAGIRVRVRNLHRLPTGGAVFVANHQSNLDILVLAHILPHNVLWLAKRELFRIPVFGQAIRAVGYLPVDRGDSERARASVDEAARRVRAGEPVILFPEGTRSPDGRLLPFKLGFVHLAAASGAPVVPLVLRGTARLWPKGGWAPRPGAVEVEVLEPYRVSAIDTPEQRRAEAERLRSSMARCLGDP, from the coding sequence ATGTGGAACCCGATCCGAACCGCCCTGTTTCCCCTGGTGATCTTTCTGTTGACCCTCGTCCTCGGGTCCGTGGCCGTGGTGGCCGGGTACACGGACCGCAGACGGCGGTGGTGCCGGCACCTGGCGCCCCTGTGGAGCCGCCTCCTCCTGCGGTTCGCGGGCATCCGGGTGCGGGTCCGCAACCTCCACCGGCTCCCGACCGGCGGAGCCGTGTTCGTGGCGAACCACCAGTCCAACCTGGACATCCTGGTCCTGGCGCACATCCTGCCCCACAACGTGCTGTGGCTCGCCAAGAGGGAGCTGTTTCGGATCCCCGTGTTCGGGCAGGCGATCCGGGCCGTGGGGTATCTGCCGGTGGACCGGGGCGACTCGGAGCGGGCCCGGGCCAGCGTGGACGAGGCGGCCCGGCGGGTGCGGGCGGGCGAGCCCGTGATCCTGTTCCCCGAGGGCACCCGCAGCCCAGACGGCCGGCTGTTGCCGTTCAAGCTGGGGTTCGTGCACCTGGCGGCCGCGAGCGGGGCCCCTGTGGTTCCCCTGGTGCTCCGCGGCACGGCCAGGCTGTGGCCCAAAGGGGGGTGGGCGCCCCGGCCGGGTGCGGTGGAGGTGGAGGTGCTGGAGCCGTACCGGGTCTCCGCCATCGACACCCCGGAGCAGCGCCGGGCCGAGGCCGAGCGGCTGCGCTCGTCCATGGCCCGGTGCCTGGGGGACCCATGA